CTCGTCGATTTTCCGCAACGCCCGGTTCCCGCACGGAATCGGCCATTGCGCTCGACTGAGCCTTCGCAGATGCGGCGCAAACCCTCCTTGACATGGATCAAGGCACGAAGCGGAAGCCGGCGGCATCAAGAGACAGGTTGACGCAGCCGCGCGTCGCACGCCGCGGCCCCTTCCCCAACGAGGAAGCACGACATGACGGACTATACAGGCATCGCCCGGCTGCTTTCGGATCGCCCGACGGACGCCGTTTCACTGGACTGGCTGAAGAAGGCCCACGACGCCCAGCTCACGCTCTGCACGGCGCTGGAGGAAATCGCCGACAGCCTGCCGACGAATATCAACCGGCAGAAGTGCATCTATGCCGCGAAATCGCTGATTCCCCTGATCAACGGCATCCACCGCTACGAGGAGGAAGCGCTGTTTCCCATGCTGGAGACCAGGGGGCCGGATGACCGGGAGCTGGCCGATTCCATCGCCCGCCTGAAATTCGAGCATGTCGAGGACGAGTGCTTCGCCGAGGAGCTGACCGACACGCTCAACCGCCTCGGCAGCGGGGACGGCACCGTGAACGCGGAAGCCGCGGGCTATATGCTCCGCGGCTTCTTCGAATCGATCCGGCGTCACATCGCTTTCGAGCAGCAGTTCATGCTGCGCGGCGCGGGTCACGCCTCCTGAGCTTCAGGCCGCCATGGGATCGCACGATTCCACCCGCTCCTGAAGAACGAGGATGGCGCCGAGCACCTTGCCCGCGCTCGACCGGCATGGCGTCATGCGACAGTGCGTCATGGCGTTGCCCCGCCGCGGAGACATGTAGTCGAACTCGACCACCTCGCCTGCAAAGCAGCGGTCGAGATATCGCTTCGCATCGTCCTCGAAGCGCTGCACGCCGATGAACTCGGCGACATGCCGCCCCACGAGGTCGATGGGCTTCTCGCGGAAGCTCTCCGCGTTCAGCGGGTTTGAATAGAGGTAGCGGTAATCCGTCGTCACGACGAAGACGCGGTCCGGAAGGCTGTCGAGGATCGCTTCGTTGAGCAGCCCATCCTCCGCGATGCGCGGGACCGCCATGGGGCGCGCCACCTCGGCATCGGCCCGGCCGAACGGTCTTGCCGCCTCCTCGGCTCCGAAATACCGATCCAGCAACAGCTTGAAATTATGCGCCTGCCGGAGCACGCAAGCCCTGTCCTCAGATTCCTCCCGAAGAAGATCCACCACGAGCTGGAACTGGGACCGGATCTCGGAAGCGTCCCTGGCCTCTCTCTGCAGCACGGCCATCAGCGCCGGCTCGATTTCCCTGTCCAGCATGGCGACGAGGTTCTCGTTTCCGACCTTCACCGCATGCTGGAGTTGCGAATACTTAAACCAGAACAACTCTACAAGAGCTTTCAATTCATGCTCCCTAATTGCTGAGAACTACAGCAATTGCACCACAATATTACTTAATCTGTTCAGAGACGGGGTAAACTTTGACCGTTCCCTCCTGAAGGCATGCCCTCAAAAACGTTTACATTAGCAAAATGGTAACAGCGCCCTAGGCTCAGGACTCGTTGATCAGAGCCAGAAGATAACGGTTGCAGCGAGAGCGATGGCGGAGAGAAAGGCCATTGGGCATCTGTCGTAGCGCGTAGCGACACGCCGCCAGTCTTTGAGACGCCCGAACATGATCTCGATCCGGTTGCGCCGTTTGTAGCGGCGTTTGTCGTATTTGATGGTCTTGTTGCGGGATTTGCGACCCGGAATGCAGGGCGTGATCCCCTTCGCCTGTAACGCGTTACGATACCAGTCGGCATCATAGCCACGGTCGGCCAGCAGCCACTTGGCCTTGGGAAGCTCATCAAGCAAGGCGGCAGCACCGGTGTAATCGCTGACCTGACCGGCTGTTATGAAGAAACTGATCGGGCGACCACTCGCATCCGTTACGGCATGAAGCTTGGTGTTCATGCCGCCTTTCGTGCGTCCGATCAGGCGGCCCGCGCCCCCTTTTTTACCCGCAGGCTGGAAGCCGTGCGGTGGGCCTTGAGATAGGTCGCGTCGATCATAATCGTCTTGCGATCCGTTGCCTCAGGCAAAGCCAAGCCTTCCATCATCTGGATAAAGATGCCCTTGTCGCCCCAGCGCTTCCAGCGGTTATAAAGCGTCTTGGCCGGGCCATATTCCTTCGGCGCATCGCACCACCGGAGACCGTTGCGGTTGACGAAAATGATGCCGCTCAGAACGCGTCGGTCATCAACGCGCTGGCGACCATGGCTCTTGGGAAAATAAGGCTGAAGACGGGCCATCTGCTCGTCCGTCAGCCAAAACAAATTACTCATCAGTCGGGCTCCTATACGCCCGTCTGAATCACAGCCGTCAGTTCAAATCAATGGGTCCTGACCCTAAGAGATGTCAAACCAATAATGTCGAGAAAATTGCATAAAAAGGAAAATTGAACGCGTTCAATTCTGAGGGAACAATAAAGAGGCGCAAGCGCTCAAGTATTGAGGCTGTGCTTGATGTTCCAGCGGTCGTGATACCACAGCCATTGGCCCGGATATTCCCGCACCCATTGCTCTACCTTGTCGTTGAGCATCTGGGCGGTCGCCTCGACGTCGACGGCGCCGTTCGCCTTGCGGGGGATCGCCATGGCCGGCTCCAGCTCAAGCCGGTAGCGATTGCCCGGCAGGCGGATGCAGCGGGCGGGATAGACCTCGCAGCCGAACTGGCGGACGAGCTTCGCCAGCAGCGGATTGGTCTGCACGTCGCGGCCAAAGAACTTGGTGTGCAGGCCCCGGGTGAATTTCTGGTCGACCAGCACGCCGACCGGGCCGCCGCCTTCCAGCTTGCGGGCCAGCGTGAAGGACGAGCCGGCATGAGAAGGCACCAGCTCGCCCATGCGCGCGCGGCGGAACTCGAACACCTTGTCGGCGACGTAAGGGTTGTTCGGCGGGCGGAAGAGCACCGTCACATCCAGCCCGAAGGCCGCGCCGGCGACCGGCAACAGTTCGAAATTGCCGGTATGGGCGGTAAAGACGATGAAGGGGCGCGGCCTGTCGCGCAGGTCCACGAAAAGCGGGATGCCCGACACCTCGATACGGCCCGGCTCCGTCTTCTCCGGATCGAAATCGAACAGCTTGTCGAGGAAGACATATTCGGCGGCAAGCCGGCCCATATTGCCCCAGGCATCGAGCGCGATGGCCTCGATCTCGGCCTCGGATTTCTCCGGATAGGCATTGCGCAGGTTCGTCAGCGTCAGCTTGTGGCGACGCGTCTTGGGGCCCACCCAGCGCGCCACGCGGTCCGCGAAATTGATCGCACCGTCCGCCGGCAGCAGCTTCAGGATGTTGAGCAGGCCGAAGGCGAACTGCGCCACCAGCCATTGCTTCGTGTTCCTGAACGCCAGAACGAGGCGTGTGACGATCATCTTCACGGGGATCAATCCAGCTTCAGAACGATCTTGCCGAAGATCTGGCGCGATTCCATGCGCTCCAGCGCCGTCTCGATGCCGTCGAAGGTGACTTCCGTGTCGATGACCGGATGCACGATGCCGCGCGCCATCTTCTGCATGGCATCCGCCATGTTCTCCATGCGGCAGCCGAAGGAGCCGAGGAGCTTGAGCTGCTGCTGGAAGAGCATCATCAGGTTCATGTCGGTGGAGACGCCCGAGGTGGAGCCGCAGGTGACGAGGCGGCCGCCACGCTTGAGGCAGAGCATGGAGCCGGCCCAGGTATCCTTGCCGACATGTTCGAAGACGACGTCGACGCCCTTCTTCTTCGTCAGCTTGCGCACGACGCCCTCGAAGCGGTCTTCGCGATAATTGATGACGTGGTCGGCGCCGAGGGCCTTGGCCTTCTCGATCTTGTCGTTCGAGCCGACCGTGGTGATGACGGTGCAGCCGATCTTCTTGGCAAGCTGAATCGCCGCCGTGCCGATGCCCGAGCCGCCGGCATGGACGAGGATCGTCTCGCCGGGTTCGAGCTTGGCGTTGTCGAAGAGCATGTGCTCTACCGTGCCGAAGGTGACGGGCGCAAGCGCTGCGGCAACGGCATCGATGCCGGGCGGTGCCGGGACCAACAGGCGGGCGGGAAGGTTCACCTTCTCCTGCGCGAAGCCATCGAGATGGAAGCCGTAGACGCCGCCGACATGTTCGCACAGGTTGTCGCGCTTTTCGCGGCAGGGCTTGCAGAGGCCGCAGGTGCGCGCGCCATAGATAGAGACGAGCTGGCCGGGCAGAACGTTGGAAACGCCGGGGCCGAGGGCCTCGACGACGCCGGCTGCTTCCGCGCCGATGACCAGCGGCATCTTGCGCTTGGCGAAGGCCATGCCACGCCAGCCCCAGACATCGATATGGTTGAGGGCGACGGCCTTGACGCGCAGCGTCACCTCGCCGGGGCCGGGTGCTTCCGGTTCCGGAATATCGGTGATTTCGAGCTTGCGGTCGTCGAGAAGCTGGAGGGCGCGCATGGTAGAATTCCTATCAGGCCGGTTCGGCCGTCATCACGAGGCTGGCGTTCTGGCCGCCGAAGCCGAAGGAGTTGGACAGAACCGCCGTGACGCGCGCATCGCGCTTCACGTTCGGCACGACATCCAGCTGGATCGTCGGGTCGGGGTTCGTGTAGTTGATGGTGGGCGGCAGGGTGCCGGTCAGCATCGTCTGGATCGAGAACACCGCCTCGACCGCGCCGGCAGCCGTCAGCGTGTGGCCGATCATCGACTTGTTGGACGAGACCGGAATATTCGCCAGCTTGTCGCCGAAGACGGTCGACATGGAGAGATACTCCATCTTGTCATTCTCGGGCGTCGAGGTGCCGTGGGCATTGATGTAGCCGATGCCGCTTTCGTCGATGCCGGCGTCTTCCAGAGCCGCACGGATCGTCGCGATGGCGGGGCCGCCATCCGGCGAGGAGCGCGTGCGGTGGAAATGATCGGCCTTCTCGCCGCAGCCCTTGAGGATGCCGAGCACCTTGGCGCCGCGGGCAATGGCCGATTCCAGCGATTCCAGCACGAGCGTCGCCGCACCTTCGGCGATGACGAAGCCGTCGCGATCCTTGCTGAACGGCTTGGAAGCCTTGGTTGGCGGGTCGTTCTGCGTGGAGAGTGCAGAAAGGAGCGCGAAGCGGATCAGGGCCTCTGCCGTCACCGAGCCGTCGGTGCCGACGGTCAGTGCCCGGTCGGTGCGGCCCTGGCGGATCGCCTCGACGCCGAGCTGGATCGCCGTCGCGCCGGAAGCGCAGGCGGTCGACAGCGTCACCGGCAGGCCGCGCGTGCCGTAGCGGTCTGAAAGCCGCTCGGAAATGGAGCCGAAGGCCCAGGCCTCATGCAGCGCCGGGCTGGGATTGTCGCGCAGCACGGCGAGAAAGCGGTCATAAGCGTCGCCCGGACGCTGCGAGGCCGGCGCGCGGTCGGCGAGCGCGAAGCGGTCGCGCCAGTCCGGTTCGATCGGCGGGGCAGCGAGGAAAAGCGGGCCGCCGAACTCGCCGGAGATGCCGGCCTGCGCCAGCGCCTCGTCGGTCGTTTCGCGGGCATAGGCATAGGAGCGCTCGACCGGGTTTTCGACCGGCACGTCGATGAAATCGACCGTGCCGGAAATGCGGGTGTTCAGCCCGTCGACCGGGAAGCGGGTGATGTCATGGATACCCGAGACGCCGCCGGTGAGCGCGGCCCAGTTGTCCTTGAGGCCCTGCCCGAGCGACGTGACGACGCCCATGCCTGTCACGGCGACGATGGGGCGACCGAGATGATCCCTGTAAGCGGCATTCGTCATGGCCGGAACCTCACTTCTCTGCGGAAAGGATTGCGACGCCCTCGCCGCGCGAATGGCCGACCGTCGTGACGACGGCGGTGGCGGCGGGAGCGCTCATGGCGGCCTCGACAGCCGTATCGAACGGCGCGACCTTGACGCCCGCACCGAGCGTCAGCGCGGCCAGCGCGAGGCCGAGCGGGAACTGCGCTTCGAGCGACTGGCCGATGACGGCGCTGTAGCCGCGCAGGGCGCTGCCGGCGAAACGCTGGTCGAGCCAGGCCTTTTCCCGGGCCGTCGCGTCATGCGCGCCGGATGCACCGGAGAAGACGACGGTCTCGTTGCCCGCAGAAGCGCCTTCGGCAAGACGCTCGAGACGCGCTTCCAGCCGGCCTTCGTCACGCGAGCCGCGATCGCCGCCGATGGCGTCGATGGTCGCGTAGATGCGCGCGCCACGGGCTTCCGCATGTTCGCGGGATTCCAGGATGAGGAAGGCAGCGGCCGAGCCGGTGATGATGCCGCCGCCGGCATTCTCGTCACGCGACCAGAGCGGCGTCCAGCCGCCGGTCGCATGCGCGCCGATGGCTTCGAAAAGCAGAATAACATCCTGACGCTCGGCAACCAGAGCGCTGCCGACGAGCGTATGCGTCGACTGGCCGGAACGGATGCGGTGGAAAGCGGTCTCGACGGCGCTAATGCCGGCAGCTTCCTCGCCCATGAAGGTACGCGACGAACCGGTGACCTTGTGCACGATGGAGATATTGCCCGCGAGCAGGTTGGAAAGCTGGGCGAGGAACAGCGTCGGGCGCAGTTCCGTGGTCAGCTTCTCGTTGAGCAGGCGCTCGCGGTCGTTGCGCTTCAGGCCCTCGTCGACGATCAGCGAATCGACCGTGATGTCGCGCTCGCCGCCGCCGGCCGCCACGATCATGTCCATCGTGCCGCAGGCATCCGCGTCGTCCTTGAAACCGGCATCGTCGAGCGCCAGGCCCGCGGCGAAGACGCCAAGACGCTGCCAGTTTTCCATCTGGCGCTGGTCGCCACGCTTGGGTATCTGCTGGTTCCAGTCGATCTCCGGCATCGGATGGACCGGATAGGGCGCAAAGCGCTCCGTATCGATCTTCAGCTCCGGAGCCTTTGCGCTCCCCAGAATCTGCACATGGGCGTCGGCCCCGACACCGTGACAGGTGACGATGCCGACGCCGGTGATGACCACATCGTTCTTCGCCTTCGCCATGCTCACTTCCCTTCAGCAGACGCTGCCAGCGCCTCGAACAAACCCACCTCGCCCGCGCGCTTGCGCACGATATCGGCCAGCGGCACCTCGGCAAACGGCATGGTGCGCAGCTTGAGCTGCGCGTCGCACACCTTCTTGCCGGCCGACGTAATCTTCGTCTTCGTCACCGCGTAGCCCGATCCGTCATGCTCCAGCACAGCCTCGATGTCGAGTACCGCGTCGGGCTCGACGAAGGTGCGCATCTTGGCCCCGTCGACGCTCATCAGGAAAGGCATGGCCGCAAAATCGGATGCCGCCAGCACGAGGAAGCCGGAGGCCTGTGCCATGGTCTCGATCAGCAGCACGCCCGGAACGAGCGGCATGCCGGGGAAGTGGCCCTCGAAGACCGGGCTCTTGGACGGAACGACGGAGCGGGCCTTCAGCACGCGGCGCGCGCCATCGACGGCTTCCACCCTGTCGATCATCTGGAAATATTCTAGCAGCATCGGATATGCCTCCGCCGAAAACCGAAAGGCCTGCCGAAGACGGCAGGCCGATAGCCCCTTGCGCCGGGATCGTCCGGAACAGCGCCGCCAGCGGCGGCCGGGCGCCGTATGATCAGGCCTTGGCGGCCCGCAGTTCGTCGATCTTGGCGCAGAGGTTCTTCAGGACGAAGTATTCTTCCGTCGCGACCTTGCCTTCGTTGACGTCCTGCGTCCACTTTTCCAGCGGGATCTTGATGCCGAATTCCTTGTCGATCGCAAAGACGATGTCGAGGAAGTCCAGGCTGTCGATGCCGAGATCGTCGATCGTGTGGCTTTCCGGCGTGATCGTCTCGCGATCGATCTCGCTCGTTTCAGCAATGATGTCGGCAACCTTGTCGAATGTAGCAGTCACGCCCATACCTCATGAATCTATAGTTGGGGCGATCCTATATGGAAATCCGACGCGATTGCCAATGGGGTTGATGAGGGACCTGCATGGCTCGCGCGTCTGTGTTGCGCAAAGACCATGGCTGCGGCCCGCCGTCAGACCGCGACCGAATGCCGGCCGCGCCCGCTCGAAAGATGCGCATCGAAGACCGCCGCGACCGTGCGGGCGAAGGGCCGCCCTGTCGCCGTCAGGACGAACCGGTCCCCCTCGATACGGCAGAAGCCATCCCTGTCCGAGGCAGCAAAGCTGCGCGCCTCCGTCCGGATCGCCGGCGCAACGGCCGGATGGCGGGCGGACAGCTCAGCGAAGGAGAAGCCGAAATCGCACATGACGCGCTCGATCACATAGGCGCGGGCACGGTCCTCCTGCGTCAACGCATAGCCGCGCACGACCGCGACGCCGCCCTCCTCCACCCGGCGCAGATATTCCCCCGTCGCCGGCATGTTCTGGAAATAGCCCTGCGGCAACTGGCCGATGGCCGAAGCGCCGAGGCCGATCAGGGCATCCGCCCGGTCGTCCGTGTAGCCCTGGAAATTGCGGCGTAGCGTCCCCTCCCGCGCGGCGACGGCGAGGCTATCGGCCGGCAGGGCGAAATGGTCGATGCCGACGGCCTCGTAGCCGGCCGCGACGAGCATCTCCGCCGCCATCGCCATTTGGGCGAAACGCTCGGCAATGCCCGGCAGGGCGGCCTCGTCGATCATCGTCTGGTGCTTCTTCATCCACGGCACATGGGCATAGCCGAAGAGCGCGACCCGATCCGGCGCGAGCGAGACGACGGCGCGAACGGTCTCGGCCAGCGTCTCCATCGTCTGGTGCGGCAGGCCATACAGGATATCGCAGTTCACCGACCGCACACCCCTTTCCCGTGCCGCTTCCACGACGCCGCGCGTCTGCTCGAAGGTCTGGATACGGTTGATCGCCTTCTGCACCTTCGGATCGAAATCCTGGATGCCAAGGCTGGCACGCGTCATGCCGATGGTGGCGAGCGCATCGTGCCGGGCCTCGTCCAGATCGTTCGGGTCCATCTCCACCGCGATTTCAGCGTCGGGCGAAAAGGCGAAGTGCCGGTCGAGACAGTGCTTCAGCGCCACCATGTCGTCCGGCCGCAGCAGGGTCGGCGAGCCGCCGCCGAAATGCAGGGCCGTGACGGGCGCATCCCGGCAGACACGACTGCCGATGGCCTCGATCTCCGCGTGCAGCCCCTTGAGATAGGCTTCGACCGGCTCGTAGCGCAACGTCTGCTTGGTGTGACAGGCACAGAACCAGCAAAGACGGTCGCAATAGGGAATGTGCGCATAGAGCGACAGGCGATTCGCCGTTCCCAGTGCCTCCAACCCCTGCAGATAGGCCTGCGGACCGATACTTTCGTCGAAGTGCGGCGCCGTCGGATAGCTCGTATAGCGCGGAACGGGGGAAGAAAGGCGTGTCACGAGTGCGTCCTGCATGGGATTCTCCTTCTGGGAAGGGAAATAACCCCGAAACGATCCCGGCTATTTGATTTTGATCAAGTGAAAGCCGACGGGACTGCGCTACGATTTGACAATAGTCAGGAAGCGCTATTTTGCCGCGAGGCGGCACGCTTTATGTTCATGCTTGCGTGCGATAGCACGGCGTCATTGTGCCGTCAGGCGAAAGGGAAAGTCGATATGGAAGTTCGCCGCCAGGATATCCATAATTCCGATATTCCGCTGGTCTGCCGGGCCTGCGAGGCGCGCCACGGCGGTGTATGCGGCGCTCTGACGCCCGAGCAGCTGACCGAGCTGAACAGACACTCCTTCCGCCACCGGCTGGAAACGGGCGCCGAAGTGATCGGCCAGGGCGAGACGGTCGTGAACTATTCCAACATCATGCGCGGCGTCGTGAAGCTGACGAAGGTGATGGCGGACGGCCGCCAGCAGATCGTCGGCCTGCAGTTCGCCCCCGATTTCCTCGGCCGCCCCTTCCTCGAGGAAAGCGCGATCACGGCCGAAGCCGCCACCGACAGCGAGGTCTGCAACTTCCCGCGCAACGTGCTCGACCGCCTCGTCAAGAAGACGCCCGAGCTGGAGCACAAGCTGCACCGCCAGGCGCTGAAGGAACTGGACGAGGCGCGCGACTGGATGCTGACCCTCGGCCGCAAGACAGCGCAGGAGAAGG
This DNA window, taken from Shinella zoogloeoides, encodes the following:
- a CDS encoding hemerythrin domain-containing protein; amino-acid sequence: MTDYTGIARLLSDRPTDAVSLDWLKKAHDAQLTLCTALEEIADSLPTNINRQKCIYAAKSLIPLINGIHRYEEEALFPMLETRGPDDRELADSIARLKFEHVEDECFAEELTDTLNRLGSGDGTVNAEAAGYMLRGFFESIRRHIAFEQQFMLRGAGHAS
- a CDS encoding PAS domain-containing protein, which gives rise to MKALVELFWFKYSQLQHAVKVGNENLVAMLDREIEPALMAVLQREARDASEIRSQFQLVVDLLREESEDRACVLRQAHNFKLLLDRYFGAEEAARPFGRADAEVARPMAVPRIAEDGLLNEAILDSLPDRVFVVTTDYRYLYSNPLNAESFREKPIDLVGRHVAEFIGVQRFEDDAKRYLDRCFAGEVVEFDYMSPRRGNAMTHCRMTPCRSSAGKVLGAILVLQERVESCDPMAA
- a CDS encoding IS5 family transposase (programmed frameshift), with amino-acid sequence MSNLFWLTDEQMARLQPYFPKSHGRQRVDDRRVLSGIIFVNRNGLRWCDAPKEYGPAKTLYNRWKRWGDKGIFIQMMEGLALPEATDRKTIMIDATYLKAHRTASSLRGKKGGAGRLIGRTKGGMNTKLHAVTDASGRPISFFITAGQVSDYTGAAALLDELPKAKWLLADRGYDADWYRNALQAKGITPCIPGRKSRNKTIKYDKRRYKRRNRIEIMFGRLKDWRRVATRYDRCPMAFLSAIALAATVIFWL
- a CDS encoding lipid A biosynthesis lauroyl acyltransferase, producing MIVTRLVLAFRNTKQWLVAQFAFGLLNILKLLPADGAINFADRVARWVGPKTRRHKLTLTNLRNAYPEKSEAEIEAIALDAWGNMGRLAAEYVFLDKLFDFDPEKTEPGRIEVSGIPLFVDLRDRPRPFIVFTAHTGNFELLPVAGAAFGLDVTVLFRPPNNPYVADKVFEFRRARMGELVPSHAGSSFTLARKLEGGGPVGVLVDQKFTRGLHTKFFGRDVQTNPLLAKLVRQFGCEVYPARCIRLPGNRYRLELEPAMAIPRKANGAVDVEATAQMLNDKVEQWVREYPGQWLWYHDRWNIKHSLNT
- a CDS encoding zinc-binding dehydrogenase — encoded protein: MRALQLLDDRKLEITDIPEPEAPGPGEVTLRVKAVALNHIDVWGWRGMAFAKRKMPLVIGAEAAGVVEALGPGVSNVLPGQLVSIYGARTCGLCKPCREKRDNLCEHVGGVYGFHLDGFAQEKVNLPARLLVPAPPGIDAVAAALAPVTFGTVEHMLFDNAKLEPGETILVHAGGSGIGTAAIQLAKKIGCTVITTVGSNDKIEKAKALGADHVINYREDRFEGVVRKLTKKKGVDVVFEHVGKDTWAGSMLCLKRGGRLVTCGSTSGVSTDMNLMMLFQQQLKLLGSFGCRMENMADAMQKMARGIVHPVIDTEVTFDGIETALERMESRQIFGKIVLKLD
- a CDS encoding beta-ketoacyl-ACP synthase encodes the protein MTNAAYRDHLGRPIVAVTGMGVVTSLGQGLKDNWAALTGGVSGIHDITRFPVDGLNTRISGTVDFIDVPVENPVERSYAYARETTDEALAQAGISGEFGGPLFLAAPPIEPDWRDRFALADRAPASQRPGDAYDRFLAVLRDNPSPALHEAWAFGSISERLSDRYGTRGLPVTLSTACASGATAIQLGVEAIRQGRTDRALTVGTDGSVTAEALIRFALLSALSTQNDPPTKASKPFSKDRDGFVIAEGAATLVLESLESAIARGAKVLGILKGCGEKADHFHRTRSSPDGGPAIATIRAALEDAGIDESGIGYINAHGTSTPENDKMEYLSMSTVFGDKLANIPVSSNKSMIGHTLTAAGAVEAVFSIQTMLTGTLPPTINYTNPDPTIQLDVVPNVKRDARVTAVLSNSFGFGGQNASLVMTAEPA
- a CDS encoding beta-ketoacyl-ACP synthase, which produces MAKAKNDVVITGVGIVTCHGVGADAHVQILGSAKAPELKIDTERFAPYPVHPMPEIDWNQQIPKRGDQRQMENWQRLGVFAAGLALDDAGFKDDADACGTMDMIVAAGGGERDITVDSLIVDEGLKRNDRERLLNEKLTTELRPTLFLAQLSNLLAGNISIVHKVTGSSRTFMGEEAAGISAVETAFHRIRSGQSTHTLVGSALVAERQDVILLFEAIGAHATGGWTPLWSRDENAGGGIITGSAAAFLILESREHAEARGARIYATIDAIGGDRGSRDEGRLEARLERLAEGASAGNETVVFSGASGAHDATAREKAWLDQRFAGSALRGYSAVIGQSLEAQFPLGLALAALTLGAGVKVAPFDTAVEAAMSAPAATAVVTTVGHSRGEGVAILSAEK
- a CDS encoding 3-hydroxyacyl-ACP dehydratase FabZ family protein, whose protein sequence is MLLEYFQMIDRVEAVDGARRVLKARSVVPSKSPVFEGHFPGMPLVPGVLLIETMAQASGFLVLAASDFAAMPFLMSVDGAKMRTFVEPDAVLDIEAVLEHDGSGYAVTKTKITSAGKKVCDAQLKLRTMPFAEVPLADIVRKRAGEVGLFEALAASAEGK
- a CDS encoding acyl carrier protein, giving the protein MGVTATFDKVADIIAETSEIDRETITPESHTIDDLGIDSLDFLDIVFAIDKEFGIKIPLEKWTQDVNEGKVATEEYFVLKNLCAKIDELRAAKA
- the hemN gene encoding oxygen-independent coproporphyrinogen III oxidase; translated protein: MQDALVTRLSSPVPRYTSYPTAPHFDESIGPQAYLQGLEALGTANRLSLYAHIPYCDRLCWFCACHTKQTLRYEPVEAYLKGLHAEIEAIGSRVCRDAPVTALHFGGGSPTLLRPDDMVALKHCLDRHFAFSPDAEIAVEMDPNDLDEARHDALATIGMTRASLGIQDFDPKVQKAINRIQTFEQTRGVVEAARERGVRSVNCDILYGLPHQTMETLAETVRAVVSLAPDRVALFGYAHVPWMKKHQTMIDEAALPGIAERFAQMAMAAEMLVAAGYEAVGIDHFALPADSLAVAAREGTLRRNFQGYTDDRADALIGLGASAIGQLPQGYFQNMPATGEYLRRVEEGGVAVVRGYALTQEDRARAYVIERVMCDFGFSFAELSARHPAVAPAIRTEARSFAASDRDGFCRIEGDRFVLTATGRPFARTVAAVFDAHLSSGRGRHSVAV
- a CDS encoding Crp/Fnr family transcriptional regulator; translation: MEVRRQDIHNSDIPLVCRACEARHGGVCGALTPEQLTELNRHSFRHRLETGAEVIGQGETVVNYSNIMRGVVKLTKVMADGRQQIVGLQFAPDFLGRPFLEESAITAEAATDSEVCNFPRNVLDRLVKKTPELEHKLHRQALKELDEARDWMLTLGRKTAQEKVASFLYLIAIHIDPESVDTSSFDLPLSRADIADFLGLTIETVSRQFTKLRKENVIRIENNRRVTVPDMDRLMRHAGND